A DNA window from uncultured Methanoregula sp. contains the following coding sequences:
- a CDS encoding class I SAM-dependent methyltransferase, with the protein MSLPPFFYQIFESLPRQGPGSSEATRKAWSLLPPVFENAKILDIGCGSGTQTRDLAALTTGTITAVDNHQPFLDMLDAWARKAGMAHRVKTLCASMDALPFDKGSFDLIWSEGAVFIVGFEEGLKLWKPFLKKGGCMVVSDADWFEPNPPEELMKWWESEGYVPVPEEEMKERVRRAGLRLVATYRLPEAGWWDNYLVPLQARIAELRKTHGSIPGDAALLDALAHEADMYQKYKRYYGYTFFVMENSP; encoded by the coding sequence ATGTCATTACCACCATTTTTTTACCAGATCTTCGAATCACTCCCCCGGCAGGGGCCCGGCAGCTCTGAAGCAACGAGGAAAGCCTGGTCTCTCCTCCCCCCCGTTTTCGAGAATGCCAAGATCCTTGATATCGGGTGCGGCAGCGGGACCCAGACTCGCGATCTTGCCGCCCTGACTACCGGCACGATCACCGCAGTCGACAACCACCAGCCGTTCCTGGACATGCTCGATGCCTGGGCCAGAAAAGCCGGCATGGCCCACCGGGTGAAAACCCTCTGCGCTTCCATGGACGCCCTGCCGTTTGACAAAGGATCGTTCGACCTCATCTGGTCCGAGGGAGCCGTCTTCATTGTCGGGTTCGAGGAGGGTCTCAAGCTCTGGAAGCCATTCCTGAAAAAAGGCGGCTGCATGGTCGTGTCCGATGCCGACTGGTTCGAGCCAAATCCCCCCGAAGAACTTATGAAATGGTGGGAGAGCGAGGGATATGTTCCCGTGCCCGAAGAGGAGATGAAGGAACGGGTAAGAAGGGCCGGGCTCCGGCTCGTTGCAACCTACCGGCTGCCGGAAGCCGGGTGGTGGGATAACTACCTTGTCCCGCTGCAGGCCCGCATTGCGGAGCTCCGCAAGACGCACGGATCAATTCCCGGCGATGCCGCCCTCCTCGATGCCCTGGCGCACGAAGCGGACATGTACCAGAAGTACAAGCGGTATTACGGGTACACGTTCTTTGTGATGGAGAACTCTCCCTGA
- a CDS encoding ATP-grasp domain-containing protein, which produces MQIKYPGREEPDPAPRAPAFPRQPRAIVIVDGFTEPGRLLASRFQAVGISCIEVLSTGRFSGISLARPPAGDCRPDSLYELTIAFNGDIDAVVRELDDYNVIGIIPGSGTGISLADSLSERMKLCTNGTERSAARSDKFLMQQTLIDAGLPTKEFLLTSDETDLLAWYRSRRFAEIVVKPVNRASGRGVVFCKTEQEVSRAFRALVGTMNDNGEKNAEVLAEECLAGTEYCVDTVSRDGKHRLAAIRECRKDMSPARAGNRARQQEEPSGDHAEVVHYAVSTLDALRIRYGAASTRIMLTEKGPLLIDTAAWMNGAAIPPGPAADDAGHRKADLMVEAYCDPEEFKRSPVLPDQNPEPAQKHRK; this is translated from the coding sequence ATGCAGATCAAGTATCCAGGAAGGGAAGAACCGGACCCGGCTCCACGAGCCCCGGCTTTTCCCCGACAGCCCCGGGCCATTGTCATCGTTGATGGCTTTACCGAGCCGGGCCGTCTCCTTGCATCCCGGTTCCAGGCAGTGGGAATCTCCTGCATCGAAGTGCTCAGCACCGGAAGGTTTTCCGGAATATCACTGGCCAGGCCTCCTGCCGGAGACTGCCGGCCGGACTCCCTGTACGAGCTGACGATCGCGTTCAATGGCGATATCGATGCGGTTGTCCGCGAACTCGACGATTATAATGTTATAGGCATCATTCCCGGGAGCGGGACGGGGATATCTCTTGCGGACTCCCTCTCGGAACGCATGAAACTCTGCACGAACGGGACCGAGCGATCGGCTGCCCGGAGCGACAAGTTCCTGATGCAGCAGACCCTGATCGATGCCGGTCTCCCGACCAAAGAGTTCCTCCTCACGTCCGACGAGACCGATCTCCTGGCCTGGTACCGGTCCCGCAGGTTTGCGGAGATTGTCGTAAAACCGGTGAACCGTGCATCGGGCAGGGGGGTTGTGTTCTGCAAGACAGAGCAGGAAGTCTCCCGGGCTTTCCGGGCCCTTGTCGGGACAATGAATGATAACGGGGAGAAGAATGCCGAGGTGCTGGCCGAGGAGTGCCTGGCCGGGACAGAATATTGCGTGGACACCGTATCCCGCGACGGGAAACACCGGCTGGCCGCGATCCGGGAATGCAGGAAGGATATGTCTCCTGCCCGTGCAGGGAACCGGGCCCGGCAGCAGGAGGAGCCATCCGGAGATCATGCCGAAGTTGTCCACTATGCTGTCAGCACGCTCGATGCGCTCCGGATCCGGTACGGGGCCGCCAGCACCCGGATCATGCTGACGGAAAAAGGCCCGCTCCTGATCGATACTGCGGCCTGGATGAACGGGGCAGCCATCCCCCCCGGCCCAGCTGCGGACGATGCCGGTCACCGGAAGGCGGACCTGATGGTCGAGGCCTATTGCGATCCCGAAGAATTCAAGCGATCTCCGGTTCTTCCCGATCAGAACCCGGAACCGGCGCAGAAGCACCGGAAGTGA
- a CDS encoding MFS transporter yields the protein MNEDKEKRILLLVASLASFLVPYTVSSLNVALPAISASFSIDAVMLGWVTSAYLLTAAICIVPFGKLADMYGRKKFFILGNALFAAGSLLAAISWSGSVIITARVIQALGGAMVFSTSIAIVTSVFPPGERGRAIGIITATVYAGLSLGPFIGGVLTHNIGWQSIFLVNIPLALLVIILTLRYIPGEWLDKAGKFDLVGAALYSVMLFGCIYGLTLLPSGAGIAWMALGICFLLLFIRWEQRVPAPMVDIALFRSNPVFLFSNLAALINYAVVFAVGFLLSLYLQYNRGIDPQIAGLILIAQPVVQTIVSPAAGHLSDRIDPRILATAGMALTSLGLGILMFISPSMPLAVIIAGLAILGLGYGLFSSPNTNAIMSSVGAQHLGLASGMVSTMRAIGQMLSLAIAMLVFSAIIGSVQISPEVYPQLQQSVTIAFGVFFVLALIGIAASYARGTVRKENT from the coding sequence ATGAACGAGGATAAAGAGAAGCGAATTCTTCTGCTCGTTGCCTCGCTGGCCTCGTTCCTCGTCCCGTACACGGTCTCGTCCCTGAACGTTGCGCTCCCCGCCATCAGTGCATCCTTCTCCATCGATGCCGTGATGCTCGGCTGGGTTACGTCCGCCTACCTGCTCACTGCCGCAATCTGCATTGTGCCGTTCGGGAAACTCGCCGATATGTACGGCAGGAAGAAGTTCTTTATCCTGGGAAACGCCCTCTTCGCCGCCGGGTCTCTCCTGGCAGCGATCTCGTGGTCGGGATCGGTCATCATCACGGCCCGGGTCATCCAGGCGCTCGGGGGAGCGATGGTCTTCTCCACCTCGATTGCGATTGTCACGTCCGTCTTCCCCCCCGGGGAGCGGGGACGGGCGATTGGGATCATCACGGCAACCGTGTACGCCGGCCTCTCGCTCGGCCCGTTTATCGGCGGCGTCCTCACCCACAATATCGGCTGGCAGAGCATCTTCCTCGTCAATATCCCCCTTGCGCTCCTCGTCATCATCCTCACCCTGCGGTACATCCCCGGCGAATGGCTTGACAAAGCCGGGAAGTTCGACCTCGTCGGGGCAGCCCTGTACAGCGTGATGCTCTTTGGCTGCATCTACGGGCTCACCCTGCTCCCGTCCGGTGCCGGTATCGCCTGGATGGCGCTCGGGATCTGCTTCCTTCTCCTCTTCATCCGGTGGGAACAGCGGGTGCCGGCACCGATGGTGGATATCGCGCTCTTCCGGTCGAACCCGGTCTTCCTCTTCTCCAACCTTGCAGCCCTCATCAACTATGCCGTGGTCTTTGCCGTCGGGTTCCTGCTCAGCCTGTACCTGCAGTACAACCGGGGCATCGACCCCCAGATAGCAGGACTGATCCTGATCGCCCAGCCGGTTGTCCAGACGATCGTATCGCCGGCTGCCGGCCACCTCTCGGACCGGATCGATCCCCGGATCCTTGCAACAGCGGGGATGGCACTCACGAGCCTGGGCCTCGGGATCCTGATGTTCATCTCGCCCTCCATGCCGCTTGCGGTCATCATTGCGGGGCTTGCCATTCTCGGCCTCGGGTACGGTCTCTTCTCCTCGCCGAACACCAACGCCATCATGAGTTCCGTGGGAGCGCAGCATCTCGGGCTTGCCTCCGGCATGGTCTCCACGATGAGAGCGATTGGCCAGATGCTCAGCCTCGCGATTGCGATGCTCGTCTTCTCCGCTATCATCGGATCGGTCCAGATCTCTCCGGAAGTGTATCCCCAGCTCCAGCAGAGCGTCACTATCGCGTTCGGGGTATTCTTTGTGCTCGCCCTCATCGGGATCGCTGCTTCATATGCCCGGGGCACGGTCCGGAAAGAAAACACATAG
- a CDS encoding winged helix-turn-helix domain-containing protein, translated as MRKDEIEERIVQIEKTLRELQAGQRQTSDAVIAELRAFQGLIIEEKIEAMRQQMAQGHQRLLLDLVLSTARREFETVCPNPCSLFNRSECIDFFLCRLKDTAERMDPEEAERFLSALVQQDAELLVRYPELDRAPCRSCYDTYCRERDGLMQAIGKLSATRQVLRQKKPDMYISDLPDEKVLSTLIEPLSHPVRFAMLKGLSGGSMSYSELSALTGYKGGHLLFHVTRLVEAGLVVKTEPAGLYSLTEKGMAVMTLVKNLYCC; from the coding sequence ATGAGGAAGGACGAGATCGAAGAACGGATCGTGCAGATCGAGAAGACCCTCCGGGAACTCCAGGCAGGACAGCGGCAGACGAGCGATGCGGTCATTGCCGAGCTGCGGGCATTCCAGGGGCTTATTATCGAGGAGAAGATCGAGGCCATGCGCCAGCAGATGGCCCAGGGTCACCAGCGTCTCCTTCTCGATCTTGTTCTCTCCACGGCAAGGCGGGAATTCGAGACGGTCTGCCCGAATCCCTGCTCGCTCTTCAACCGGTCGGAATGCATCGACTTCTTCCTCTGCCGGCTTAAGGATACCGCTGAGCGTATGGACCCGGAAGAGGCGGAGCGGTTCCTTTCCGCCCTGGTGCAGCAGGATGCAGAGCTGCTCGTCCGCTACCCGGAACTGGACCGGGCCCCCTGCCGGTCCTGTTACGATACCTACTGCAGGGAGCGTGACGGGCTCATGCAGGCCATCGGGAAGCTCTCGGCAACCCGGCAGGTGCTCCGCCAGAAGAAACCGGATATGTACATTTCTGATCTCCCGGATGAGAAGGTGCTCTCCACTCTTATCGAACCGCTCTCCCATCCCGTCCGCTTTGCCATGCTGAAGGGGCTCTCGGGCGGCAGCATGTCCTACTCGGAGCTGAGCGCCCTGACCGGGTACAAGGGCGGGCACCTCCTCTTCCATGTCACGCGGCTTGTCGAGGCCGGGCTCGTTGTCAAGACCGAGCCGGCGGGTCTTTACAGCCTCACTGAGAAAGGGATGGCGGTCATGACCCTTGTCAAGAACCTCTACTGCTGCTGA
- a CDS encoding DUF3795 domain-containing protein: MTTRKTATGISPGTAKPDIRARCGFHCSSCPSYKENARTDADKKRVSEGWEKIYGFTIPPEAIYCDGCLEPDENNPRRIGKTCPIRTCVLDRKIAHCGECGTFPCELIEKHLQSVETVVPKAKEILSSAEYRNFVEPYLCREFLSGPMRK; this comes from the coding sequence ATGACAACAAGAAAAACCGCAACCGGGATATCACCGGGAACTGCAAAACCGGATATCCGGGCACGCTGCGGGTTTCACTGCAGCAGTTGCCCCTCGTACAAAGAGAACGCCAGGACCGATGCCGACAAGAAGCGGGTGAGCGAGGGATGGGAGAAGATCTACGGGTTCACCATCCCCCCAGAAGCCATCTATTGCGATGGCTGCCTTGAGCCGGACGAGAATAATCCCCGGAGGATCGGGAAAACCTGCCCGATACGAACGTGCGTGCTCGACCGAAAGATTGCCCACTGCGGGGAGTGCGGTACTTTTCCCTGCGAGCTCATCGAGAAACACCTCCAGTCGGTGGAGACCGTAGTGCCAAAAGCAAAAGAGATCCTGAGTTCGGCTGAATACCGAAACTTCGTTGAACCGTACCTCTGCCGGGAGTTCCTTTCCGGGCCGATGAGAAAATAA
- a CDS encoding DUF3795 domain-containing protein — protein sequence MTKKIETVCGFSCSDCDHHKKECPGCEKTRGKPFWTAFVNTDQCPIYECCTTMKKLPHCGKCPELICERFTRFKNPEMTDEQAAAALATAEKELRARK from the coding sequence ATGACAAAGAAGATCGAGACTGTATGCGGGTTCTCGTGCAGCGACTGCGACCACCATAAGAAGGAGTGCCCTGGCTGTGAAAAGACCAGAGGAAAACCGTTCTGGACAGCATTTGTGAATACCGACCAGTGCCCGATTTACGAGTGCTGCACAACCATGAAGAAACTCCCCCACTGCGGGAAATGTCCCGAGCTTATCTGCGAACGGTTCACCCGGTTCAAGAACCCGGAGATGACGGACGAGCAGGCTGCTGCGGCGCTTGCAACGGCGGAAAAAGAGCTCCGGGCGAGGAAGTGA
- a CDS encoding phospholipase D-like domain-containing protein, giving the protein MQKIPALIIVFLVLLASLGFLAAESKSNPAIAGLFSRSYAAGAGTPAAASLSPYTLFIEPDNGRAPVLDAINSATRSVNLTIYNLNDKKTMAALENASARGVAVRVIYDGGKEPESTVTDRNLPRMQELETYGVLTRPGPAVFPKTHQKTFTIDGKYSLVMTCNLKPDTFSSTRDFIVRTDNLTEVREIEEVFDADWNNRTATYRVPTLVWSPEHARATILSLIECARSDITIYNENLEDPLVVENLSEAAKRGVSVWVLIADPAEGGKKRLKAAENLAESGVAVRQGTSYYIHAKTLIADYGTPWAVGFAGSQNFETQHLTEDRELGILLTDPAILSGIQETFEEDWSLRSEPVPFPAR; this is encoded by the coding sequence ATGCAGAAGATTCCGGCCCTCATCATCGTCTTCCTCGTCCTGCTCGCGTCCCTTGGATTCCTTGCCGCAGAGTCAAAATCCAATCCTGCGATTGCCGGGCTCTTCTCACGTTCTTATGCCGCCGGAGCAGGAACCCCGGCCGCCGCATCTCTCTCCCCCTACACACTCTTCATCGAACCCGATAACGGGCGGGCACCGGTTCTCGACGCCATCAACTCCGCAACCCGTTCGGTCAATCTCACCATCTACAACCTGAATGACAAGAAGACCATGGCGGCGCTTGAGAACGCGTCGGCCCGGGGGGTCGCGGTCCGGGTCATCTATGACGGGGGCAAGGAGCCCGAATCCACGGTTACCGACCGGAACCTGCCCCGGATGCAGGAGCTGGAAACATATGGGGTTCTCACCCGGCCCGGGCCGGCGGTCTTTCCCAAGACCCACCAGAAGACCTTCACCATCGACGGGAAGTATTCGCTGGTCATGACCTGCAACCTGAAACCCGATACTTTCTCCTCTACCCGGGACTTCATCGTGAGAACCGACAATCTCACCGAGGTCCGGGAGATCGAGGAGGTCTTCGATGCCGACTGGAACAACCGGACCGCGACGTACCGTGTCCCGACCCTTGTCTGGAGCCCGGAGCATGCCCGGGCAACGATCCTCTCCCTTATTGAATGTGCCCGGTCGGATATCACGATTTACAATGAGAATCTGGAGGATCCGCTTGTGGTGGAGAACTTAAGCGAGGCCGCGAAGCGGGGGGTATCGGTCTGGGTCCTCATCGCTGATCCTGCCGAAGGCGGGAAGAAGCGGCTCAAGGCAGCTGAAAACCTGGCCGAGAGCGGGGTTGCAGTCCGTCAGGGAACCTCGTATTATATCCATGCCAAGACTCTCATCGCGGATTACGGCACGCCGTGGGCTGTCGGGTTTGCCGGTTCCCAGAACTTCGAGACCCAGCACCTCACCGAGGATCGCGAACTCGGGATCCTTCTTACGGATCCCGCAATTCTCTCAGGGATCCAGGAAACGTTTGAAGAAGACTGGAGCCTGCGATCCGAACCGGTCCCGTTTCCGGCCCGGTAA
- the thiC gene encoding phosphomethylpyrimidine synthase ThiC: MDLLIRRCSRGARPELDAVARAEQMEPERLARRIATGRIVVPSNPARQHPLSAIGSGCSVKINVNIGTSGSRCDPALEEVKAKAALENGADAIMDLSTGGDLVAIRKKMLALDTTVGTVPIYEAVRRAGNAGDVTADLLFTVIREHCRQGVDFLTLHCGVNRQALSALRADPRLMGVVSRGGSFHCAMMMQREEENPLYAEYDYLLEILAEYDVTISLGDGMRPGCLQDAEKLAKSVEYMTLGTLAKQAHAAGVQRMIEGPGHMPLDQVGYNVRMIKEITDHAPLYLLGPLVTDIAPGYDHVVAAIGGATACLNGADFLCMVSPSEHLALPDVADIIEGTRVAKIAAHVGDTVRKHEGWKMDREVQMAEARHELDWDEQFRLALYGNHARKIHERDGETETCSMCGDLCAVKMVNELFGTGKEKSKK; the protein is encoded by the coding sequence ATGGATTTGCTCATCCGCAGGTGCAGTCGCGGGGCCCGGCCGGAGCTCGACGCGGTTGCCCGGGCGGAACAGATGGAGCCGGAACGGCTCGCGAGAAGAATAGCCACCGGAAGGATTGTCGTCCCGTCCAATCCGGCCCGGCAGCACCCGCTCTCTGCCATCGGGAGCGGCTGTTCGGTCAAGATCAACGTGAATATCGGGACTTCCGGGAGCCGGTGCGATCCCGCCCTTGAAGAGGTGAAGGCGAAAGCAGCGCTCGAGAACGGCGCCGATGCCATCATGGACCTCTCCACGGGAGGCGACCTGGTCGCGATCCGCAAGAAGATGCTCGCCCTCGACACAACGGTCGGGACGGTTCCAATCTACGAGGCGGTGCGCCGGGCGGGAAATGCCGGCGACGTCACTGCCGACCTGCTCTTTACGGTCATCCGGGAGCACTGCAGGCAGGGCGTTGATTTCCTCACCCTCCACTGCGGGGTGAACCGGCAGGCGCTCTCCGCACTCAGGGCGGATCCCCGCCTGATGGGGGTTGTCAGCCGGGGCGGGTCGTTCCACTGCGCCATGATGATGCAGCGGGAGGAAGAGAACCCGCTCTATGCCGAGTACGATTACCTGCTCGAGATCCTTGCCGAGTACGATGTGACGATCAGCCTCGGGGACGGGATGCGCCCCGGCTGCCTGCAGGACGCGGAGAAGCTGGCCAAGTCGGTCGAGTACATGACGCTCGGGACGCTCGCGAAGCAGGCACACGCGGCCGGCGTCCAGCGGATGATCGAGGGACCGGGCCATATGCCGCTCGACCAGGTGGGCTATAATGTCCGGATGATAAAAGAGATCACCGACCATGCCCCGCTCTACCTGCTCGGCCCGCTCGTCACCGATATCGCCCCGGGCTATGACCACGTAGTGGCGGCCATCGGCGGGGCAACGGCCTGCCTGAACGGCGCCGACTTCCTCTGCATGGTCTCACCGAGCGAACACCTGGCCCTGCCGGATGTTGCCGATATCATCGAAGGAACCCGGGTGGCGAAGATCGCAGCCCACGTGGGGGACACCGTACGGAAGCACGAGGGCTGGAAGATGGACCGGGAAGTGCAGATGGCCGAGGCCCGGCACGAACTGGACTGGGACGAACAGTTCCGGCTTGCTCTCTATGGAAACCATGCCCGGAAGATCCACGAGCGGGACGGGGAGACCGAGACCTGCTCGATGTGCGGGGACCTGTGCGCTGTGAAGATGGTCAATGAGTTGTTCGGGACCGGGAAGGAAAAATCCAAAAAGTGA
- a CDS encoding MBL fold metallo-hydrolase — translation MQVRWICGESVYANAYICGNILVDAGIMPMAVQPFKEEIDTIVLTHCHFDHTARVKEIAHMCKAKVAIHTEDALGLLEDAKSLSMHFGARSPGILPDIKLREGDTIGDFSVIHTPGHTRGSICLWSEKDQVLISGDTVFADGYFGRYDFPGGSRTDLARSLDRLALLDVEGLYAGHGEPTDAGGSRCIAAALGLMKSGYG, via the coding sequence ATGCAGGTCAGGTGGATTTGCGGGGAGTCGGTCTATGCCAATGCGTATATCTGTGGAAATATCCTGGTGGATGCCGGGATCATGCCCATGGCGGTCCAGCCCTTCAAGGAAGAGATCGATACCATCGTACTTACGCACTGCCACTTCGACCATACCGCCCGGGTAAAGGAGATCGCGCACATGTGCAAGGCCAAGGTCGCCATCCACACAGAAGACGCCCTCGGTCTCCTGGAAGATGCAAAGAGCCTCTCCATGCACTTTGGCGCCCGCTCGCCGGGTATCCTCCCCGACATCAAGCTCAGGGAAGGGGACACGATCGGGGACTTTTCCGTGATTCACACCCCGGGCCACACCCGGGGGAGCATCTGCCTCTGGTCGGAGAAAGATCAGGTGCTCATCAGCGGTGACACGGTCTTTGCCGACGGCTACTTCGGGCGCTATGATTTCCCCGGCGGGAGCAGGACCGATCTGGCCCGCTCGCTCGACCGGCTAGCGCTGCTCGATGTTGAAGGACTCTATGCCGGGCATGGCGAGCCCACCGATGCTGGCGGAAGCCGGTGTATTGCAGCGGCACTCGGGCTCATGAAGAGCGGGTATGGATAA
- a CDS encoding GIY-YIG nuclease family protein, which produces MDKGIYCLVFFCPGCTVRVGALGEIAFRKGWHIYVGSALGTGGLARLERHVALSQNKDKRPKWHVDYLSTDSRFSLRSTVHAVTEDRLECRLAAALAGAVIPGFGSSDCDCPSHLFYRTRNPVNEIERAFRSLGLEPVTKTIKNP; this is translated from the coding sequence ATGGATAAGGGAATCTACTGCCTCGTCTTTTTTTGTCCCGGGTGTACCGTCAGGGTCGGGGCTCTCGGGGAGATCGCATTCCGGAAGGGCTGGCACATCTACGTGGGTTCGGCACTCGGGACCGGGGGTCTCGCACGCCTCGAACGCCACGTCGCCCTCTCCCAGAACAAAGACAAGCGCCCGAAGTGGCACGTGGATTATCTCTCCACCGACTCCCGGTTTTCACTCCGGTCCACAGTCCATGCCGTGACCGAAGATCGGCTTGAGTGCCGGCTCGCGGCTGCTCTCGCGGGAGCCGTCATACCGGGATTCGGGTCGAGCGACTGCGACTGCCCGTCCCACCTGTTTTACCGCACCCGGAATCCCGTGAACGAGATCGAACGTGCGTTCCGGTCCCTGGGACTGGAACCGGTCACCAAAACCATCAAGAACCCGTAG